A genomic segment from Fusarium keratoplasticum isolate Fu6.1 chromosome 10, whole genome shotgun sequence encodes:
- a CDS encoding NADPH:adrenodoxin oxidoreductase, mitochondrial, translating to MMPLTITRQFSRLSSVPQLSRVACSSRSFSSTVRWHGSRSPDGPFRLAVVGSGPAGFYTTYRVMGKVPGAKVDMYESLPVPFGLVRHGVAPDHPEVKNCQEKFDEIASSPNFTFIGNVSIGHPGHSANHCTIELQNLMRHYDAILFAYGASEDKKLGIPGESTLSGIYSAREVVGWYNGLPDCSNLNLDLSQAEEAVIIGQGNVALDVARMLLEDIDVLKKTDITEQALETLSRSRVRRVHVVGRRGPMQAAFTIKEVRELMKLDQVGFLPFNRSLVPEDLKTLPRASKRLMEVLVKGSPTPAESASKVWSLDSCLSPRHFLGNQDAPSKVASTEFDVTELADPFDPKSSVKATGQTAFLPSDVVFRSVGYKSVALPGFEDIGIQFDERRGVVDNDGLGRVTRMVSDTHAEGIRNQRVPGVYCAGWVKRGPTGVIASTMQDAFITGEAIAEDWLSGGQFMNASDETSVSGWDGLRQEIGPSASQAVAWDDWRRIDQAERERGQKNGKEREKFTNTADMLAVLG from the exons ATGATGCCATTGACTATAACACGGCAGTTCAGCCGATTGAGCTCGGTACCTCAGCTGTCCCGGGTAGCTTGCTCAAGCCGCTCGTTCTCATCGACAGTCCGCTGGCATGGGAGCCGATCCCCGGATGGGCCGTTCCGTCTGGCGGTAGTAGGCTCCGGCCCGGCTGGATTCTACACCACATACCGGGTGATGGGCAAAGTCCCAGGAGCAAAAGTGGACATGTATGAGAGTCTTCCAGTGCCGTTTGGTTTGGTTCGTCATGGTGTCGCTCCCGATCATCCAGAGGTCAAG AATTGCCAGGAGAAATTTGATGAGATTGCATCGTCTCCCAATTTCACCTTTATTGGCAATGTCTCCATTGGCCATCCTGGTCATTCCGCGAACCATTGTACTATAGAGTTGCAAAACTTGATGCGCCATTATGATGCGATTCTATTCGCATACGGAGCCTCGGAAGACAAGAAGCTTGGGATCCCTGGCGAGTCAACACTGAGTGGAATCTACTCTGCCCGTGAAGTCGTTGGCTGGTACAATGGCCTTCCTGACTgctccaacctcaacctgGATCTATCacaggctgaggaggccgtcatcatcggtcAAGGAAATGTTGCCCTTGATGTTGCGAGAATGCTGCTGGAAGACATTGATGTTCTGAAAAAGACAGACATCACAGAGCAGGCACTCGAGACGCTATCCCGGAGTCGGGTCAGAAGAGTGCACGTTgtgggaagaagaggacctATGCAG GCTGCCTTCACGATCAAGGAGGTCCGAGAGCTGATGAAACTCGACCAAGTTGGGTTCTTACCATTCAACCGATCCCTAGTCCCCGAAGATCTCAAGACGTTGCCCCGTGCTTCCAAGCGGTTGATGGAAGTTTTGGTCAAGGGCTCGCCGACACCGGCTGAAAGTGCGTCCAAGGTGTGGTCTCTGGACAGCTGTCTCTCCCCAAGGCACTTCCTCGGAAACCAGGACGCACCCTCCAAGGTTGCGAGCACCGAATTCGACGTCACAGAGCTTGCAGATCCTTTCGACCCAAAGTCATCCGTCAAGGCAACTGGGCAAACCGCCTTTCTCCCCTCCGACGTAGTCTTCCGTTCTGTGGGCTACAAGTCTGTGGCCCTACCTGGATTTGAGGATATTGGCATTCAATTTGATGAGCGTCGGGGTGTCGTTGACAACGACGGACTTGGCAGAGTCACGAGAATGGTGTCTGATACACACGCTGAAGGTATCCGGAACCAGCGAGTTCCAGGAGTCTATTGTGCAGGCTGGGTCAAGAGAGGTCCGACTGGAGTCATTGCATCAACCATGCAAGATGCATTCATTACGGGCGAGGCAATCGCAGAGGACTGGCTCTCAGGTGGCCAATTCATGAACGCATCCGATGAGACGAGCGTGAGTGGTTGGGATGGGCTGAGGCAGGAGATAGGGCCATCAGCTTCTCAAGCCGTCGCATGGGATGATTGGCGTCGGATCGACCAGGCAGAAAGAGAACGAGGGCAAAAGAACGGaaaggagagagaaaagTTCACTAATACTGCGGACATGCTCGCGGTACTTGGATGA
- a CDS encoding Adenylyl cyclase-associated protein gives MAATNHMHNLTTLIKRLEAATSRLEDIAASTELPPDAPATSSSNAAIAAPPAPAAPAAPVAPPKPEPVPKPVAEPLPESIEEFDAFLSSAVEKYVEQSQELGGLIAEQALEVKKGFQEQRKFLLISTKAKKPNLSGPDLPMYESLLKPITDALSAVTTLTEANRPDPAYNHLSAVSAGITVLAWITIDTRPYKHVEESLGSAQFFGNRVLKEHKEKDSRHADWVQSLYQIFRDLADYVKQYFANGIPWNPNGQPAQEVAKSLSSSPSTAPAPPAPAPPAGGAPPPPPPPPGPPPVLDIKTEPAPAAPSGGFGAVFSELNKGESVTQGLRKVDRSEMTHKNPSLRAGSTVSEHHGATRGKSPAPGKKPKPQSMRVKKPPKKELEGNKWTIENYEKEPEPIEIEASLTHSVLISRCNNTTIIIRGKANQVTVENSTRLSLIVDTLVSTVDVVKAQNFALQVLGTIPTVMLDQIDGAQIYFSKESTGTKVFTSKSAGINLNVISGEDEDYKEVPLPSQICSYYDEAKGDLVNEIVAHAG, from the exons ATGGCCGCCACAAACCACATGCATAATCTCACCACTCTGATCAAGCG GCTTGAAGCTGCTACCTCTCGCCTCGAGGATATCGCTGCTTCTACTGAGCTTCCGCCCGATGCCCCCGCTACTTCGTCTTCCAACGCTGCCATCGCAgcacctccagctccagccgCCCCTGCTGCGCCTGTCGCTCCTCCCAAGCCCGAGCCTGTCCCTAAGCCAGTCGCCGAGCCACTTCCAGAGTCTATTGAGGAATTCGATGCCTTCCTGAGCTCCGCCGTCGAGAAATATGTTGAGCAGAGCCAGGAGCTTGGTGGGCTCATCGCTGAGCAG GCATTGGAAGTCAAGAAGGGCTTCCAAGAGCAGCGGAAGTTTCTCCTTATCTCGACTAAGGCTAAGAAGCCCAACCTCTCGGGCCCCGATCTGCCCATGTACGAAAGCCTTCTCAAGCCCATCACCGACGCTTTGTCGGCTGTCACCACCCTCACGGAGGCCAACCGACCTGACCCCGCTTATAACCATTTGAGCGCTGTTTCCGCCGGTATCACGGTTCTGGCTTGGATCACCATTGACACCCGCCCCTACAAGCATGTCGAGGAGTCTCTTGGTTCGGCTCAGTTCTTTGGAAACAGGGTGCTTAAGGAGCACAAGGAGAA GGATAGCAGGCACGCCGATTGGGTTCAAAGCCTGTACCAGATCTTCCGCGATCTCGCCGACTACGTCAAGCAATACTTCGCCAATGGTATCCCCTGGAACCCCAACGGACAGCCAGCGCAGGAGGTCGCCAAGTCACTTTCCAGTAGCCCCAGCACTGCACCCGCTCCGCCTGCTCCGGCTCCTCCTGCTGGTGGTGCTCCCCCGCCTCCCCCGCCGCCTCCGGGCCCTCCTCCGGTTCTGGATATCAAGACAGAGCCCGCCCCTGCTGCGCCAAGCGGTGGTTTCGGTGCAGTCTTTTCGGAACTCAACAAGGGCGAGTCTGTCACACAGGGTCTCCGTAAGGTGGACAGGTCTGAGATGACGCACAAGAACCCGTCCCTCCGCGCGGGCTCAACAGTCTCTGAACATCACGGTGCTACCCGGGGCAAGAGTCCAGCGCCAGGaaagaagcccaagccccaGAGCATGCGCGTCAAGAAGCCTcccaagaaggagctggagggcaACAAGTGGACTATT GAAAACTACGAGAAGGAGCCCGAGCCCATTGAGATCGAGGCCTCCCTGACGCATTCCGTTCTGATCAGCCGAtgcaacaacaccaccattaTAATCAGGGGCAAGGCTAACCAGGTGACGGTTGAGAACTCGACCCGCTTGTCCCTCATTGTCGACACCCTTGTCTCTACGGTTGATGTCGTCAAAGCCCAGAACTTCGCCCTTCAAGTTCTCGGCACCATTCCTACAGTCATGCTGGACCAGATCGATGGGGCACAAATCTACTTCAGCAAGGAGAGCACAGGCACCAAGGTTTTCACGAGCAAGTCGGCAGGTATCAACCTCAACGTTATATcgggcgaggatgaggactACAAGGAGGTGCCTCTGCCCTCACAGATCTGCTCCTACTACgatgaggccaagggcgACTTGGTTAACGAGATAGTGGCGCACGCCGGCTAA
- a CDS encoding Carn-acyltransf domain-containing protein → MLTLARSSALRNSFRHLTSARAAQTLIMAPAKRANSSSASGYVEDKSKGPMLRWQDSLPRLPVPSLDETARRYLKSLHPLLTPAEYENSKKAVEEFVRPGGVGSKLQDKLVAHREDPKTKNWIYEWWNDAAYLSYRDPVVPYVSYFYSHRDDRRRRDPAKRAAAITTSVLEFKKQVDAGTLEPEYMKKLPICMDSYKWMFNASRVAAKPADYPVKFSAEENKHIIAIRKNQFFKIQHEVNGQQLNTSELEQQFKHVYEVARRVPAVGALTSENRDIWTDARNILLQASPNNKAALEAIESASFVVCLDDASPVTLEERAHQYWHGDGANRWYDKPLQFIVNDNGTSGFMGEHSMMDGTPTHRLNDYVNDLIFGNKLDYSNPSVRSNLPDPQLVKFEINNEVQAEIDRATKDFNEVIGKHQLAVQAYQGYGKGLIKKFKCSPDAYVQMIIQLAYFKMYGKNRPTYESAATRRFQLGRTETCRTVSDESTAWCKAMEDASVDEKSRVDLFRKAINAHLEYISAASDGKGVDRHLFGLKKLLEPGQEVPAIYKDPAYAYSSSWHLSTSQLSSEFFNGYGWSQVIDAGFGIAYMINENSLNFNVVSKGLGSDRMSHYLNEAANDMRELLTPTLEPPKAKLYGIGLRRSGVLT, encoded by the exons ATGTTGACTCTAGCCCGCTCGTCCGCCTTGAGGAACAGCTTCCGTCACTTGACATCAGCACGCGCC GCACAGactctcatcatggccccAGCTAAGCGAGCCAACAGTTCCTCTGCCTCAG GCTACGTCGAGGATAAGTCCAAGGGCCCAATGCTTAGGTGGCAGGACTCCCTCCCTCGTTTGCCTGTGCCATCGCTCGATGAGACCGCCCGACGTTATCTCAAGTCCCTTCATCCGCTCCTTACACCCGCCGAGTACGAGAACAGCaagaaggctgtcgaggagTTTGTGCGTCCTGGCGGTGTCGGCTCAAAGCTCCAAGACAAGCTCGTCGCCCATCGCGAggaccccaagaccaagaactGGATCTACGAGTGGTGGAATGATGCGGCCTACCTGTCTTATCGCGACCCGGTTGTTCCCTATGTCAGCTACTTCTATTCCCACCGCGACGATCGACGCAGACGAGATCCTGCAAAGCGCGCcgctgccatcaccacctcaGTTCTTgagttcaagaagcaggTCGATGCTGGCACCCTCGAGCCCGAGTACATGAAGAAGCTCCCCATCTGCATGGATAGTTACAAGTGGATGTTTAACGCTTCCCGTGTCGCTGCCAAGCCTGCCGACTACCCCGTCAAGTTCTCtgccgaggagaacaagcACATCATTGCTATTCGCAAGAACCAGTTCTTCAAGATCCAGCACGAGGTTAACGGCCAACAGCTCAACACCTCGGAGCTTGAACAGCAGTTCAAGCACGTTTACGAGGTTGCTCGACGCGTCCCAGCTGTCGGCGCTCTCACCTCGGAGAACCGAGATATCTGGACTGATGCGCGCAACATCTTGCTGCAGGCCAGCCCCAACAACAAGGCCGCTCTTGAGGCTATCGAGTCAGCCTCTTTCGTCGTGTGTCTGGACGATGCCTCCCCCGTTACTCTTGAGGAGCGCGCTCACCAATACTGGCACGGTGATGGTGCTAACCGATGGTATGACAAGCCCCTGCAGTTCATTGTCAATGACAACGGCACCTCTGGTTTCATGGGCGAGCACTCAATGATGGACGGAACTCCTACTCACCGCCTGAACGACTACGTCAACGACCTCATCTTTGGCAACAAGCTCGACTACTCCAACCCTAGTGTCCGATCCAACTTGCCCGACCCTCAACTCGTCAAGTTCGAGATCAACAATGAAGTCCAGGCCGAAATTGACCGGGCGACCAAGGATTTCAACGAAGTCATCGGCAAGCACCAGCTTGCCGTCCAGGCCTACCAGGGCTATGGAAAGGGCCTcatcaagaagttcaagtGCTCCCCCGACGCCTATGTCCAAATGATCATCCAGCTTGCCTACTTCAAGATGTACGGCAAGAACCGCCCTACCTACGAGTCTGCTGCCACACGCCGCTTCCAGCTCGGTCGTACCGAGACATGCCGAACTGTCTCGGATGAATCGACGGCTTGGTGCAAGGCCATGGAAGATGCTTCAGTTGATGAGAAGTCCCGTGTCGACCTATTCCGCAAGGCCATCAACGCCCACCTCGAGTATATCTCCGCCGCTTCAGACGGTAAGGGTGTTGATAGACACCTCTTTGgcctcaagaagcttcttgagccCGGCCAGGAGGTCCCTGCTATCTACAAGGACCCTGCCTATGCTTACTCCAGCTCATGGCATCTGTCCACTTCTCAGCTGAGCTCTGAGTTCTTCAACGGCTACGGATGGAGCCAGGTCATCGATGCCGGCTTTGGCATTGCGTACATGATCAATGAGAACAG CCTTAACTTCAACGTTGTCTCCAAGGGTCTGGGCAGTGACCGCATGAGCCACTACTTGAACGAGGCTGCCAACGATATGCGCGAACTGCTCACACCCACTCTTGAGCCTCCCAAGGCTAAGCT ATATGGTATCGGGCTGAGAAGGAGTGGCGTTCTCACCTGA
- a CDS encoding putative electron transfer flavoprotein subunit alpha, mitochondrial, whose protein sequence is MLPTARRVLAKQATGLMGRAHAYSLNAQARQRLLSTLAILEQKDGQLNHSSLSAFTAAKKLGGTVHGFIAGSNIKSVAEEAAKAEGVEKIIAVDNGAYDKGLPENYAPLLVENIKKGGYTHVIAGHTAFGKNLLPRVAALLDSQQISDITAIEGENTFVRPIYAGNAIATVESSDSIKVVTIRGTAFAAAALEGGSATVEEGVDPKTESPTEWVSEDLAKSDRPDLSTASRVVSGGRGLKSKEDFDKVMLPLADSLGAAVGASRAAVDSGYADNSLQVGQTGKVVAPQLYMAVGISGAIQHLAGMKDSKVIAAINKDADAPIFQIADVGLVGDLFEKVPELTEKIKSS, encoded by the exons ATGCTTCCGACTGCGAGACGAGTATTGGCGAAGCAGGCCACTGGCCTCATGGGTCGCGCCCATGCCTATAGCCTCAACGCACAAGCCCGCCAAAGACTGTTGTCGACCCTGGCCATTCTGGAGCAGAAGGATGGACAGCTCAACCACAGCTCATTGAGCGCCTTTAcagctgccaagaagctcggtgGAACGGTTCATGGCTTTATCGCTGGCAGCAACATCAAGTCTGTTGCAgaggaggccgccaaggctgagggcgTCGAGAAGATTATCGCCGTGGATAACGGCGCCTACGACAAG GGTCTCCCCGAAAACTATGCCCCTCTCCTAGTTgagaacatcaagaagggcggCTACACTCACGTCATCGCTGGCCACACCGCGTTCGGCAAGAACCTCCTCCCCCGAGTTGCTGCTCTTCTCGATTCGCAGCAGATTTCCGACATCACGGCGATTGAAGGCGAGAACACGTTTGTCCGACCCATCTACGCTGGCAATGCGATCGCCACCGTCGAGTCGTCGGATTCCATCAAGGTGGTGACTATTCGAGGAACTGCTtttgccgctgctgctcttgaggGTGGCTCTGCCactgtggaggagggtgttgaCCCCAAGACCGAGTCGCCCACTGAGTGGGTGTCTGAGGATCTAGCCAAGTCGGACCGTCCCGATCTTTCCACTGCCAGCCGCGTTGTCTCCGGAGGCCGTGgtctcaagtccaaggaggACTTTGACAAGGTGATGCTGCCTCTGGCCGATTCTCTTGGAGCCGCCGTCGGTGCCTCCCGTGCTGCCGTCGACAGTGGTTATGCCGATAACAGCCTTCAGGTTGGACAGACCGGCAAAGTTGTTGCTCCTCAACTATATATGGCTGTTGGTATTTCAGGTGCTATTCAACATCTTGCGGGTATGAAGGACAGCAAGGTCATTGCCGCTATCAACAAGGATGCGGATGCACCCATCTTCCAGATCGCTGATGTCGGTCTTGTTGGAGATTTGTTCGAAAAGGTCCCTGAGCTCAccgagaagatcaagagcTCTTAA